CGGTTCCGCCCGTGACGCCCGCGGGGGCATTCATGGAGAAGTAGAGGTGCTGGTCGATGATGCAGGCCGCGACGAGCGCCATCATGGCGACGAAGGACTCGACGAGCATGGAGCCGTAGCCGATCATGCGCATCTGGGCTTCCTTCTCCACCAGCTTCGGCGTGGTGCCGGAGGACACGAGCGCGTGGAAGCCGGACAGCGCGCCACAGGCGATGGTGATGAACAGGAACGGGAACAGGTTACCGGCGAAGACCGGCCCGGTGCCGTCGAGCGCGAAGTGCGTGACGGCGGGCATCTGAACCTCGGGGCGGTCGATGATGATTCCCACGGCGAGCAGTCCGATGACGCCGATCTTCATGAAGGTGGACAGGTAGTCGCGCGGGGCGAGCAGCAGCCACACCGGCAGGATCGCGGCGACCACGCCGTAGATGATGAGTGCCCAGGAGATGGCGACCTTGGACAGGGTGAAGATGTCCTGGCCCCAGTCGGTTCCGGCGACCCAGCCGCCGCCGACGATGGCGAGCACGAGCAGGACCACGCCGATGAGCGAGGTCTCCATGACCGCGCCCGGGCGGATGTAGCGCATGTAAACGCCCATGAACAGGGCGATCGGGATGGTCATGAAGATGGAGAACACGCCCCACGGGGAATCCGCCAGCGCATTGACGACGACCAAGGCGAGAACCGCAATGAGGAAGACCATGATGGTGGCGATGGCGAACATGCCGATCGCGCCGCCAAGCGTGCCGACCTCGTCCTTGAGCATGGTGCCCAGCGAGCGGCCGCGGCGGCGAGTAGAGATCCACAGGGTGAGGTAGTCCTGGATGGCGCCGGCGAAGATCACGCCGATGATGATCCACAGCGTGGAGGGCAGGTAGCCCATCTGCGCGGCGAGGATCGGGCCGACGAGCGGGCCGGCGCCAGCGATCGCGGCGAAGTGGTGGCCGAAGAGCACGCGGCGGTCGGTGGGCATGAAGTCCTTGCCGTCGTTGTCGTACTCGGCCGGGGTCGCGCGGTCGGCGCGCGGCTTGACGATGCGCAGCTCCACGTAGCGGGCGTAGAACGAGTAGGCGATGATGTAGGAGCCGATGGCGGCAAGCACCAGCCACATGGCGTTGATCGACTCCCCTCGGCTGAAGCCGAGGATGCCCCACGCGATAGCGGCGATCACGGCGATGATCGCAAACACGATCTTCTTCTTCGGGCTCATCTTCCGCTTGTCGTCCACGCCGACGGGAAGATCGGTGGCGTCGCTGTAGACGTACTCGACCCCCTCGGGCGCCTCGGCGAGGCCATCGTTCGTTTTCAGGGAACTGGTCACACCACGCTCCTTATCTCTTAGCAGTGTTAGGTATCTACCCCCACGCGACGCAAAGTGACCCACGTCTCGTTTGGTTGAAAATAGTATGCCCTTTAATGGTTTGAGATTCCACCCCGTGGGATTTCCAAGCCCAGAGAGACTGTTTCATGGCAAAACTATCCCACATTAGGAGATGTTGATTTTCTAATGCAAAATAGGCGCAAGAAAAGCTCTCTCATTTAGGCGGGGCTTGTACGCAAGCACCCCCGCGCACCCGTTTTGGCCACGCCGTTTTTATCGATCAAGGCGCGCGCCCTACCCCCACAGGATCGCTCAAAACACAGAATCGCAAGGACCGCCCCACCGGCCCCACAAGGCCGCTCCCCGCCAAATCCCCGGCGCGAAGCGAACGACGCTTGGGTGGGCCAAGTTCCCACCACCCCTAAAGCGGGGGTTGCTGCCGCCGCGAAGCGATCAGCGGGCGGTCCTTGCGTGATCGGTTAAGTCGGCGGCGGGTTGGCTGGTCGCGAGGCCGGGTCGGCTCGCGCCGCGTGGCCCTCCACCCTAATTCAGCACCGAATCAGCCAGTCGCCTGCAAACACGCGCTTTCTTGACGCCCCGTGCGGCGCGAATCCGCAGGTGGTCAAAAGTGAAGCCTGTCAAACAAGCGCTTGTTTGACAGGCGGCGACCGCGGATGGCGACAATGGCCCCAAAGAAACAGCAACGGGAGCCGACCTGCGGTCGACTCCCGTTCCACTGCCCCTCCCAAAGCTAGGTGCGGGGCAATCCCAGCCTAGAAGTCCGTCACGTACGGGCTCGTGGCCATCTTCGAGCCATCCACGAGCGTGGTGATCTCGAAGTCGCCGAAGGCGACCGGGGCCTGCTCCTTGAGCAGCTCGAGGCACTCGACGGCGAGGGTACGGATCTCCACGTCCGCGTGCTCGGAGGCGCGCATCCCGATGAAGTGCCGCCACGTGCGGAAATTGCCGGTGACCACGATGCGGGACTCCATCGCGTTCGGCAGGATGGCGCGGGCCGCCTGGCGGGCCTGCTTCTTGCGCAGCAGGGCGTTGGGCTCGTCCGCGAGCTTCTCCTCCAAAGCCTTGAGTATCTCGTTGTAGGTAAAGCGGGCCTCGTCCACCGCGCGCAGGAACAGCCGCCGCAGGTCCTCGTCCTCGTCGATGAGCGGCGGGACGATGACCTCGGTCTGCTGCTGGTGCACGAAGCGCTGGGACAGCTGCGAGAAGGAGAAGTGGCGGTGGCGGGTCAGCTCATGGGTGGCCGAGCGCGACAGGCCGCGGATGTAGAGGGTCGCCGTCGGGTGCTCGAGCAGCGCCGTGTGGCCGACCTCCATGATGTGGCGCAGGTAGGCCTCGTTCGACGCCGTGCGCGGGTTCGGCTTGTCAAAGCTCTCGTAGCACGCCCGCCCGGCGAACTCGATGAGCGCCTCCGACGGGCTAGCCTCGGTGGACCAGTCCACGTCCGACGGGGGGAAGAAGGAGCTGCACGCCACCAGCTGAACGTTGAGCAGCTTTTGCTTTGCCATGGCTTACAGCCCGAGGTAGTTCTCGAGCCCCACGGTAAGCCCCGGGTGCTGGGCGATCTCGCGGACGCCAACCAGCACGCCCGGGACGAAGGACATGCGGTCGTAGGAGTCCTGGCGGATGGTCAGCGACTGGCCCTGGGCGCCGAAGATGACCTCCTCGTGGGCGACCATGCCGGTCATGCGCACGGCGTGAACGTGAACGCCGTCGACGTCCGCGCCCCGGGCGCCCTCCAGCGACTGGTTCGTGGCGTCCGGCATCGGGGCCATGCCTGCCTCGCGGCGGGCGGTAGCGATGCCCTCGGCGGTGTGGATCGCGGTGCCCGACGGTGCATCCAGCTTGTTCGGGTGGTGGTACTCAACGACCTCGGCGGAGTCGAAGAAGCGCGCCGCCTGCTTGGCAAACTGCATGGTCAGCACTGCGGAAATGGCGAAGTTCGGGGCGATGAGCGCGTTCGCGCCGCCCGCCTTGGCCCACTCCTCAACCTGGGCGAGGCGCTCCGGGGTAAAGCCGGTGGTGCCCACGACGGCGGAGATACCGTTGGTCAGGCAGAACTCGAGGTTGCCCATGACGGCGGCCGGGCTGGTGAAGTCGACGATGACCTCGGCGCCCTTCTCCTTGAGCAGTTCCAACGAGTCCTCTCGGTCGAGCGCGGCGACCAGCTCGAGGTCCTCAGCCGCGGTCACGCCCTCGCAGACCGCCTGGCCGACCCGGCCCTTCGCACCCAAAACGCCCACCTTGATAGTCATTCCTGCTCTCCTTTACTCGGCTGAAGAATTCTTGGCTTTACTTCCTGCGCCAAGCATACCGTTCTCTTCGCCGCGCCTGTCGGTGCCGCCCCAGCCTCGCCGGAGGCAAACAGACACTAAGCTGGCAAGGCATGAGAATTTACATCGCATCCGT
This is a stretch of genomic DNA from Corynebacterium vitaeruminis DSM 20294. It encodes these proteins:
- the thyX gene encoding FAD-dependent thymidylate synthase; its protein translation is MAKQKLLNVQLVACSSFFPPSDVDWSTEASPSEALIEFAGRACYESFDKPNPRTASNEAYLRHIMEVGHTALLEHPTATLYIRGLSRSATHELTRHRHFSFSQLSQRFVHQQQTEVIVPPLIDEDEDLRRLFLRAVDEARFTYNEILKALEEKLADEPNALLRKKQARQAARAILPNAMESRIVVTGNFRTWRHFIGMRASEHADVEIRTLAVECLELLKEQAPVAFGDFEITTLVDGSKMATSPYVTDF
- the dapB gene encoding 4-hydroxy-tetrahydrodipicolinate reductase; its protein translation is MTIKVGVLGAKGRVGQAVCEGVTAAEDLELVAALDREDSLELLKEKGAEVIVDFTSPAAVMGNLEFCLTNGISAVVGTTGFTPERLAQVEEWAKAGGANALIAPNFAISAVLTMQFAKQAARFFDSAEVVEYHHPNKLDAPSGTAIHTAEGIATARREAGMAPMPDATNQSLEGARGADVDGVHVHAVRMTGMVAHEEVIFGAQGQSLTIRQDSYDRMSFVPGVLVGVREIAQHPGLTVGLENYLGL
- a CDS encoding carbon starvation CstA family protein; the encoded protein is MSPKKKIVFAIIAVIAAIAWGILGFSRGESINAMWLVLAAIGSYIIAYSFYARYVELRIVKPRADRATPAEYDNDGKDFMPTDRRVLFGHHFAAIAGAGPLVGPILAAQMGYLPSTLWIIIGVIFAGAIQDYLTLWISTRRRGRSLGTMLKDEVGTLGGAIGMFAIATIMVFLIAVLALVVVNALADSPWGVFSIFMTIPIALFMGVYMRYIRPGAVMETSLIGVVLLVLAIVGGGWVAGTDWGQDIFTLSKVAISWALIIYGVVAAILPVWLLLAPRDYLSTFMKIGVIGLLAVGIIIDRPEVQMPAVTHFALDGTGPVFAGNLFPFLFITIACGALSGFHALVSSGTTPKLVEKEAQMRMIGYGSMLVESFVAMMALVAACIIDQHLYFSMNAPAGVTGGTAETAAAYVNGLGLRGDNIDPSLLTNAAQAIGEQSIVSRTGGAPTFAFGMSHILTDIFGNDSLQAFWYHFAIMFEALFILTTIDAGTRVARFLFTDTLGAIPGLGKFKDPHWKPGAWIATIIICAGWGSILLMGVTDPLGGINMLFPLFGISNQLLAALALGLCLVVVVKKTGLKYAWVPGLPLAWDVIVTFYASWQKIFSSKPSIGYWAQHAAFRDAQAQGLSSFGTAKTPEAIAAVVRNTAVQGSLSVLYLILTAIVVLTCIIATIKAAKQHSRGEVPETSEEPFIPSKLFAPVGMAATDAEKPLVAAWDARNPGRHVGH